In the Sarcophilus harrisii chromosome 1, mSarHar1.11, whole genome shotgun sequence genome, one interval contains:
- the LOC105749637 gene encoding lymphocyte antigen 6D-like produces the protein MKAELCQLLLLLLLLDQASIIRALKCHECTGIGDCLKPTDCNNLTRYCLNTWHTSPDKKTWVIKSCAYSCPPALEEYGTSPATCCRTDLCNSALNIGVNGFLLIACLWAAVSAVLSSAGL, from the exons ATGAAAGCTGAATTGTGCCAGCTCTTGCTTCTACTGCTGCTGTTGGACCAAG CCTCCATCATTCGGGCCTTGAAGTGTCACGAGTGTACAGGGATTGGTGACTGCCTGAAGCCTACAGATTGTAACAATCTAACAAGATATTGCTTAAACACGTGGCATA CTTCTCCAGATAAGAAGACTTGGGTCATCAAGTCTTGTGCTTACAGCTGTCCACCTGCCCTAGAAGAATACGGTACTTCCCCAGCAACCTGTTGTAGGACAGATCTCTGTAACAGTGCCCTGAACATCGGTGTCAATGGGTTTCTTCTCATCGCCTGCCTGTGGGCTGCTGTTTCTGCAGTCTTGTCATCAGCTGGTCTGTAG